The Desulfoscipio gibsoniae DSM 7213 genome contains a region encoding:
- a CDS encoding thiolase family protein, whose product MYIKAFIPYRGYYSSPFARWQGSLQNENSIELGAKTARRWLAAKDLNPKIFEYFIIGKTVGQLHTFYAAPWAAALMGATEIPGCHIPQACSTSTTCINQAAVGIETGLYENAFCLMTDRMSNSPHTIWPNPMGSGGMVIAENWAMDNFAKDPWGGVAMIQTAENVVKMVGGITKEDCDAVTYRRYEQYQDALANDREFQKRYMFSVEYKKGKKETALLQEDEGVTPTTREGLARLKPAIEGGVHSFGAQTYPADGNCGIILSTREKARELSADSSIEIQVASYGFARGPKAHISIPMIPAARMAMEKAGIGIKDVKAIKTHNPFTINDIYIAKKLNIEVMNFNNYGSPLIYGHPQGPTTGRVIIEMIEELVILGGGYGLFTGCAAGDTAAALVVKVS is encoded by the coding sequence ATGTATATAAAAGCATTTATTCCTTATCGCGGATATTACAGTTCCCCCTTTGCCCGCTGGCAGGGGAGTTTGCAGAATGAAAACTCCATCGAACTGGGGGCAAAAACTGCCAGGAGATGGCTGGCGGCAAAGGATCTGAATCCAAAGATATTTGAATATTTTATTATAGGGAAAACCGTTGGCCAGTTGCATACCTTTTATGCTGCCCCCTGGGCGGCTGCCCTCATGGGAGCTACGGAAATCCCCGGCTGTCATATCCCCCAGGCTTGTTCTACATCCACGACCTGCATAAATCAAGCGGCGGTGGGTATCGAAACAGGTCTTTATGAAAACGCATTTTGCCTTATGACAGACCGTATGTCCAACTCCCCGCACACTATCTGGCCCAACCCCATGGGTTCCGGTGGAATGGTCATAGCAGAAAACTGGGCGATGGATAATTTCGCCAAGGACCCATGGGGAGGAGTCGCCATGATCCAGACAGCGGAAAATGTGGTTAAAATGGTCGGTGGTATTACCAAAGAAGACTGCGATGCAGTGACTTATAGACGTTACGAGCAGTATCAGGACGCACTTGCTAATGACAGGGAGTTCCAGAAGCGTTACATGTTCTCGGTGGAATATAAAAAGGGAAAAAAAGAAACCGCGTTACTGCAAGAGGATGAAGGCGTTACTCCTACAACCAGGGAAGGTCTGGCCAGATTAAAACCAGCTATTGAGGGAGGAGTACACTCATTTGGCGCCCAAACCTACCCGGCTGACGGTAACTGTGGAATTATTTTATCCACCAGGGAAAAGGCGCGTGAACTTAGTGCTGACAGCAGCATAGAAATACAGGTAGCTTCCTACGGTTTTGCTCGCGGTCCCAAGGCTCATATATCAATTCCTATGATACCTGCAGCAAGAATGGCTATGGAAAAAGCCGGAATTGGAATAAAGGATGTAAAAGCCATAAAGACGCATAATCCATTTACGATCAACGATATATATATTGCCAAGAAACTGAACATTGAAGTCATGAATTTTAATAATTATGGCAGTCCACTTATATACGGGCATCCCCAAGGACCAACAACCGGGCGTGTAATTATTGAAATGATTGAAGAATTGGTTATCCTCGGGGGGGGGTATGGACTGTTCACGGGATGCGCGGCTGGGGATACTGCTGCAGCACTTGTAGTAAAGGTGTCATAA
- a CDS encoding class I adenylate-forming enzyme family protein, whose protein sequence is MNISNIITNAAFHPNRNAIICGDDGRIFSWLEFESMINKFGNALLKMGVNKGDRVAVYLPNSPEFLFAFFAVARIGAAVASCNIQYKGSELIYILNNSRAKVLLGDSAEIAQNLISHIDKLPHLENIITIGDPVEGTLDFSNLIMEASDKLQTVDCDKDDMVALYYTSGTTGQPKGAMLTHGNVTYAATLNGSTVLLVNDYDLVLTAAPYSNGYFMCAVLGPLCAGAGILTMRRFVTDKALDLISRYQVTHFLGVPTLYIFMLEVYNKDKHNLEAWRFAQAAGAAMPAEYIQQIEKTFGVKYCECYGATETSATISYGRIGHSVPGSVGQEANGTRMKVVDDSGNELPPGEVGEILVKGPGIFKGYWEMPEATKEAFSGEWYHTGDLGKVNENRCFYIVDRKKDMIICGGYNVYPREVEEIIYENPKVLEVAIVGFKDTVRGEIPKAFIKLREGEKMTKQEVIDYCALKLAKYKLPREVEFLDEFPKNPTGKILKRMLQDRA, encoded by the coding sequence ATGAATATTTCCAATATAATTACAAACGCAGCTTTTCACCCAAATCGAAATGCTATTATTTGCGGGGATGATGGAAGGATATTCAGTTGGCTTGAATTTGAAAGTATGATCAATAAATTTGGTAATGCCCTGCTGAAAATGGGAGTAAATAAAGGCGATCGGGTAGCAGTCTATTTACCGAATAGCCCCGAATTTTTATTTGCTTTTTTTGCGGTAGCAAGGATTGGTGCCGCAGTCGCATCATGTAACATTCAATATAAGGGAAGCGAATTAATTTACATCCTCAACAACTCCAGGGCAAAAGTTCTGCTGGGAGATTCGGCGGAAATCGCACAGAACCTGATAAGTCATATAGATAAATTACCTCACTTAGAAAATATTATCACTATCGGTGACCCGGTAGAGGGTACATTAGATTTTAGTAATTTGATTATGGAAGCAAGCGACAAGCTGCAAACAGTGGATTGCGATAAAGACGATATGGTGGCATTGTATTATACTTCCGGTACAACCGGACAACCAAAGGGGGCTATGCTAACTCACGGCAACGTAACATATGCTGCAACATTAAATGGCTCAACTGTGCTGCTTGTCAATGACTATGACTTAGTTTTGACTGCTGCACCATATAGTAATGGATATTTTATGTGTGCAGTACTCGGGCCGCTTTGTGCCGGTGCCGGTATTTTAACAATGAGGCGTTTTGTTACAGACAAAGCGTTGGACCTGATATCCCGTTATCAAGTTACTCACTTTCTCGGTGTCCCGACTTTGTATATTTTTATGCTTGAAGTTTACAACAAAGATAAACATAACTTGGAAGCCTGGCGGTTTGCCCAAGCGGCTGGGGCCGCGATGCCAGCGGAATATATTCAACAAATAGAGAAAACGTTTGGCGTTAAATATTGTGAATGTTATGGCGCTACTGAAACCAGCGCGACCATCAGTTATGGCAGAATAGGCCACAGTGTACCAGGTTCCGTGGGGCAGGAGGCTAACGGTACCCGGATGAAAGTGGTAGATGATTCGGGTAATGAGCTGCCGCCAGGAGAAGTGGGTGAAATATTGGTCAAAGGTCCGGGAATTTTTAAAGGTTACTGGGAGATGCCTGAGGCGACCAAAGAAGCTTTCAGTGGAGAGTGGTACCACACTGGTGACTTGGGTAAGGTTAATGAAAACAGATGTTTTTACATCGTCGACCGAAAAAAAGACATGATCATTTGTGGTGGTTACAATGTTTATCCCAGAGAGGTGGAAGAAATTATTTACGAGAACCCGAAAGTTTTGGAAGTTGCCATAGTGGGATTCAAAGACACTGTTCGTGGCGAAATTCCGAAAGCATTCATCAAGTTAAGAGAAGGTGAAAAAATGACAAAACAAGAGGTGATCGATTATTGCGCGCTAAAATTAGCCAAATATAAACTGCCGCGAGAAGTAGAGTTTTTGGATGAGTTTCCGAAAAACCCTACTGGCAAAATATTAAAGAGAATGCTGCAGGATAGAGCCTAA
- a CDS encoding transposase: MPQTLTSIKGVGQVYAAGTLAEVGDISRF, encoded by the coding sequence ATGCCCCAGACTTTAACTTCTATTAAAGGGGTTGGCCAGGTTTATGCTGCCGGTACTCTTGCAGAAGTCGGTGATATAAGCCGCTTTTAA